A stretch of DNA from Arachis hypogaea cultivar Tifrunner chromosome 19, arahy.Tifrunner.gnm2.J5K5, whole genome shotgun sequence:
ATTGGGATAATGCAAGATGCTCTGTgagatttttgaagattttttcTGATGTAACAAAAGAAGTCTCGGGTTCTACATTTGTGAcatctttttcatattttcatcACTTTTGTTCAATTCTTAGTTCTTTGAAGACTTGGGCTGATAGTAATGACATATTACCTAAGGGTTTGGCTACAAAAATGAAGGCTAAGTATGATAAATATTGGGGTAACTTGAGGAATATGAATATGATAATTTTTGTTGTTGTGGTATTTGACCCTAGATATAAGATTAAGTTTGTTGAGTGAAGTTTTCAAAGGTTGTTTGAGAAGGAGGATGCTGATTTCTTATGTGGTAAGGTGAAGGAAGTATTCAATGGCTTGTTTAACAGCTATAGGGTTGCTCTTAATGGTGATCAAACACACCAATCTGCACAACACAGCTAAGATGCGGATATGGATGATAGTGCCTTTGATGATGTTTGCTTTGCAGCAGCATTTGAAAATGATGTACAAGCTAGTGAGAGTGTCAACACAAATGAAGTAGATTTATATCTCATGGAGTCCTTGGAGAAACCAGTTGATCCAAGTAGTTTTGATATTTTAACTTGGTGGAAAGTGAGCTTTAACAATTACAAATATCCTGTTCTAAGTTAAATTGCGAGGGATATTCTAGCTATGCTGGTGTCAACGGTTGCTTCTGAATCTGCCTTTAGCACTGGAGGTAGAGTACTTAATCAATATAGAAGCTCTCTTACCCCAAAAACTATGAAGCTTTGATTTGTGCACAAAATTAGTTTCGAGCCAATTCATTGCCAATTGACCTTGAGGAGTCTTTTGAAGAATTTGAAAAACTTGAGAAAGATAATGTtctttattattatgttttattcTATCTACATATATTGATTAACTTTACTACTTGATAATATGTTTAAgttactaatatttattttattatattttattgtagaACTTGAGCCAATTCATCAACTAATAGATGAAGAAGACTCTGGTGATGAATCTGATTAGTGATCGGTGCTTCACCTCTCAGCTTGGAGTGttttatgttatgtttttattaagactttgttatattatttaattttgtgttATTGAGActtgtttagttgttttatgttgaAGAATTATTATTCAAGACTTGTTGAATAGGTTGGATTGTTGGATATTTGGACATATTGCTTTATAATGTTTTATGGGATTTATGTTTTGTAATTATGTTGGATTGTTAGACGGATTATTAACTCTAtaaattaagttattattttttatttaaaaaatcacagATCCAAACTGATCAaaaccgcttgtaatcggatcggatcagatttccaaaaaaagttcatccaatccaaaccgccccgcacataaattaagcgtttggatcggatgacttttttccttaaaaccgaaccaaaccgcactgcGAACACCCCTAAATGAGATGGTTGGTACGTTGAGAGTGTTGTTACCTTCCCCAATGTGGTATACCTCTTTGAGATGCCTTTTTCATGATGATTTCAAAATTTCTCCTCCATCAAATCTCCCATTaatcatatgtatatgtctttCAGGAGTTTGAGGTGGACGTTCTTACCGTTCTCCTTCGTCATCTCTTTTCCTCTTCCTTTGATCATCCGACTTTTCCACTAGGTATCTATCCAATTAGCCTTCTCTGGCCAACTTTTCAAtgacattttttaaataataacagTCATTGGTAGAATGCCCGTAAAGCTTATGGTACTCAGAGTATTCCACCCGACTTCTAGTTTTTTTGTGTTTGATTGGTCGAGGAGGTGGAAGTTTCTCGGTGTGACATATCTCCCTGTAAACGTCTACAAGAGAAACTCGGAGTGAGGTGTAATTATGATACCTTCGAGGCTTTTCTGAGTTATACTCCTCTTTTTTCTtagcttctttctcctttttccgAGGTCGGTAGGGCAGGCCGAATCTCGAAAGAGGCTCACTAAGTTGAGAATTCACCTCCATGTTGACGTATTTTTTCTGCCCATTCTTGTACTTCGTACAAGGAAGTCGGGTTTCGCTTGGATATGGATTTAGAGAACGGTCCTTCTTAAGGCAATTAACTAATCCCATTATCACTGTTTCAGTAGGTAGGTTTTGAATCTccaagcatgctttgttgaatctttccatgtaatctCGGAGCTTCGCTCTGACTTCTTGTTTAACTTCTAGTAAGCTCGGGGCATGCTTTACCTTATTCTTCTGAATTGAGAATCTAGTAAGAAACTTCCTTGCCAGGTCATCAAAACCAGTTACCGACCTGGGGGGTAAATTATCAAGCCATTTCATCACGGATTTGGTCAGAGTTGTCGGGAGGGCTTTGCAATGAGTAGCGTCAGAGGCGTCGGCCAAGTACATCTGGCTTTTGAAATTGTTAAGATGGTGCCTCGGATCAGTTATTCTGTTATAGAGATCCATGTCGGGGGTTTTAAAATTCCTTGGGACCCTGACTCACATAATCTCTTCAACATACGGATCTTCGCCTCCTAGAGGACTTTCTTCCCAATTTGCTCGATTGCTCCATTTTCTGAAGTCAGCTTCTAATCATAAGTACTTTTCTTCCAACTCTTTTTGTCGTTGTACCTCCCTTCGCAGTTCCTGTTCAGCCTCCCATTATCGTTCAACTTCTAGTTTGAGTTGCTCTAATCTTCCACGATGCCCGTGAACTAAGCTTAGTATTTCTGTTGGATGGGGAGGTTCTTCATCTTCGGGTGGGTGGATCTCTGATTGGATCCGCCGCGGCTGAGGGTTTTTTTATGTTCCTTCTCTGTGGGTAATGTAGGTTCTTTCCAATGGTGGGGGTATTGCGAGTACCAAGTCATCACGGTAGGGTTTTGGTTCTGACTCAGATGTCGTGTGACTGTCTTCATAATGGTCGGCCGCCATTATCAAGCGTCCGACTTGTTTTTGTGCCGATGTGCCTCCATCTGAGTTCCCCGTGATGAAGTGGAGGGTGGTAcatgcaagagactctgatgcttaagttagcaagggctttaaGTAGGGTTTTAGTAGAATAGAACGTGAATATACTTGAGGGGTGTcattgtatttatagtagaataaaTAACCACCTtttttggagtagttccacctttaatTAACAGATATCCGTTTTCTTTATCTTTGGGAGTTTATTGGGATCTATCTTTAAGTGGAGACAGAGATAGTAGGAGAGATTCGAGGAAGCACTTACTTGTTTGGACAAGTATGGCTGGACTCCTTGTATCGTGTTCGACCTCTTTAAGAGGTCGGGCAACTGGTAAAGGTCATCCCTTTTGGGTTGGACCTTTTTATGCTTATTGGGCTTGGCTTTGTGTTTtgagtcagggtatgaacaaaacgCATTCAAGAAGAGTAAATAGTCATTTCTGACCATAAAAGATTTGACTGCTGACAAAATTAActacgaaaaaaattaaattaatgttgtacccataaaagattaATATCGtttgacaaaaatattcaatcgttaaatttaaaattgactccattaaaaatttgataaaattcccAAAATACTATTTTCATCACTTTCTCCATCCCAATCCTTTAACCTAACTGATTCCATCATACAACCCTTAGCCCCTCACTTCACCTCCTTCATTCTTCCTCACTCACCACTCTCGACTGCTTAATCTCTCAACTATCACTCTCAATGGCTTAGCCTCACTCACTCAATCACAACGACGACCTCACAAACTGGCACATCAAAGAGATCAAAGCAAATACCACCAAAAAAATTCTCTAATCTTGAGTCCCAAATTGAAATCTCCAATGTGGCAGTGTTAGCATTAGTTTTGTTGTAGCTCAAGGCAAAGACCTGATGATTCCTCATGGGCAAGTCATTGGGACGGTAACTcgatagtttcaactccacatggTGACTTGACGTTTGAACCCTAATGTATGCACCCTCGCCTGTGCCGCTTGGTTTCTTCAGGATTTTCACTCTCTCCCCTCTAGCCGCCTGCATTCTCCTTACCTCTACCGTCGTCAGGCCTGAAAAGGGTACTGCATCATCTCCGGCGGACCACCAGCACCTCCAACGCCAATCTCTAGCCCTAGTGGCAGATCGTGATGAACGTGAACAACTGGCAACTGCGGATACGACTCCACCACCATCACACGCAACGCGTGAGACTGTGGTTTAAGAAAAGGCATACAATTCGAATGCATCTGCAATGGTTTTATTGTTCCTGGACCTTCAAAAACCCTTCTTCCACAATCATAACCCCACGCCACTCTCAGTTAGCTCAGCCACCTCCAATGCCCCCAAATCATTGCCATCAGCGTTGTCCCTGCCAGATTTACTCCTCGTCACCAACGCCTGACTACTTTGTgttttttttcattctaaattaGCATTTTGTACTGGTTTTATGTTAAAGTTGGGGATGGGGATGTGAATATGATACATTGACGGTTTGGTGAAGTGACGAGTTGCTTTGTGAATGTATGCTTGAGTTGATTCAAATGAGTGAGGGATCTATACAGGTGAGAGTGACGGGGTGGATTTTGTTTCTTGTTCtaaaaaagtggttgaagaataGTGGAGATGGAGAAAATCatgaaaatagtatttttaaaaattctataaaatttttaatggaggcaattttaaatttattgattgaatatttttattaaatgatattaatattttatgtGTACAATATCAATTTAATCTTTTTGTGATTAGTTTTATCAGCAGTCAAATTTTTTACGGTTGAAATTTACTATTTACTCCGTCTAtctaaaaaaaaggataaaaagagATTTCATTTCAActttttttcccccttttttatctaattttttttttgtaacaaatAAAAACTAAGCCTATTATTCCGGCTAATACATTTTTGCTCGCCACAAGAAATATGTACGTAAACCCTTCATGAAGATTCGAATCATGAGCTTGATTCGTTTAATCAGATCATGAATGAGGGGTGATGCATGTATTTAATTCTCCAAActtaatttggaaaaaaaaaagaaaaagaaaaagaaagagcttTGAAACGAATCAATATATATTATGTTGTTCACATGTGAGGTGTGACTGCGGCAGTTTTCCAGCAGCAACGCAACAACTAAGACTAAGCAATACTCTTGTATTATTCTatgtacattttttttttctttcataacatGTGAGACAAAAAGTATACCTCATCATTTATTAAATCCACATTGTTTATTATAGTTTATCTTATCTGATAATCCCCCCGAATATATAAACTAATTaagattatatatttataattttgatattaatttcACAGCCGAAaagaataacaaaattaaataataataaggaAGGAATAATGCACTATAGCTTATGTTTATGATAAGAGTGTTGCAGAgccaaagaaattaaaattattgatcaGGATACTACTGGCACGATGATAATCATTTAAGACCAATGATTAAATAGGATTTGGTCATATACCCTTTGTCCCAGCTAGCTTTTGCCACTAATGATTTGCATTATTGTCATGTCTCAACCtccaatcaatttttttctttataaagtaattaattattttgaaaataggagaacccttaaaatatataaatcaaCTCCGATCCACAAATAACAAACTGGAATGCATAGCTTAGTTTTGGAAAGATCTATAAAGGAAAGGTTCTAAGGTACAAATGCAGAACACAATCTTCTAATAATATACAATTGAGTTCATATTATCATGTAGCCTAAGCTAGCTTGGTAGGTCAGTTATTAATTATCATCCAACTTAAAAGAGAATCCTTTCAAAACAGTAATTTTCAATGGCGCAAATATATATTAGTATAGATATAGAAGTCGTAATAAACATATATTTGTTAACAAGATTACTAATgtcaaaaaatttattaatattgaaaaataaataaaaatctaaaatttaaaaatattttcatctaAAATAGCTTTAGCAAGATCATAAAATATAGAATTTAGTTatctttaatatattattttaaaagtataataataaaaataattttgaacaaaatattttgtataatatttaaaaaatatacttttaaaacacattttaaaaaaatctaaattttttattaatcaaatttaattaaattgatctaatataacaaaaattaattataactaatattattttaaattttattatttaagttagTTGAATTTGGTTCATAAACAAAATTTGGATGTCAACCtaaaattaatccataaaacATTGCGCAAAAGAATGTGGTATgggtaaaataaaaactaaagagagTGAAGTTTGTGGAAATTTGGGGTATAATGATGTCACTGTTTACAAAAGTATCCGTTGTATTACACAAAGCAAAAAGAAACCGTTACTCTTTGGGAGTGACAGGAGGTGGGGCCCACGCGCCCAACGTTCACGGCGGGAACCGTCAACTGGTTTCGGACCACAACTTTTGTTGTTTGGTTCCGCCGATATGCGTGTTGCTCTCCTTTGCCTTTTTACCGCCAGAGTAACGATCCAAAAACACGTGGCGTGTCCCAGACCCCACCACGTGTCCATCATCTACTCTCTCCAGGCACAGCTTCCTAAAAAGAGGATTGCATCTATCTGTTACGCCCACTACAAACTCGACACGTGTTCATGTGTCATTAAGGCTTAGCTGTGCCTCTAGTGCAACGGCTTAAACCCGTGCAACACAAgctctcttttcttctctccaATTTGAACTAGAATCATCAACTCTTTTGACCTATCCCATGAGCCCATGACCCTATTCCACTctcatataattatttatttatgttagaaATTTAGCTGcagttaattttatttaaaattaataattaaaaataaaaatttaattaaattatttaataatttttaattattaattttacgtaaaattaattatatttgaatttttatttttatttatataataatttttttattaattctcaagtcaaataacaataacaagagtaaatattttttttgttcttttggaatatttgtctaaaaaataaaata
This window harbors:
- the LOC112779011 gene encoding uncharacterized protein; the encoded protein is MDLYNRITDPRHHLNNFKSQMYLADASDATHCKALPTTLTKSVMKWLDNLPPRSVTGFDDLARKFLTRFSIQKNKVKHAPSLLEVKQEVRAKLRDYMERFNKACLEIQNLPTETVIMGLVNCLKKDRSLNPYPSETRLPCTKYKNGQKKYVNMEVNSQLSEPLSRFGLPYRPRKKEKEAKKKEEYNSEKPRRYHNYTSLRVSLVDVYREICHTEKLPPPRPIKHKKTRSRVEYSEYHKLYGHSTNDCYYLKNVIEKLAREG